A region of Leptidea sinapis chromosome 4, ilLepSina1.1, whole genome shotgun sequence DNA encodes the following proteins:
- the LOC126979775 gene encoding acyl-CoA Delta-9 desaturase-like isoform X1: protein MTTQTATIQQPQETVIDNEPRSGEVNYVRCLTNDPKYLAPIRKLEMKLGFVTPIRWQNTILISLFHILVSFYLLHFLYNGQRCLKQTLILEIIFGQMAAFGITAGAHRLWTHRSYKVKTPLKILLLIFYATAGQNKLYHWVRDHRLHHKKSETSADPHDVSRGFFFSHVGWLMMKKHPDVLSEGSKIDMSDISGDPLLNIFDRNFNLLKLLFCFLLPAVLPVLLFGETWTISILAVLVRYLLTLNFTWSVNSFAHLYGFKPYDRKIMPAENFAVSLVAMGEGWHNYHHTFPWDYKASELPYFFNVSTLFLDAAAYIGQAYDMKQASPELIKATAEKNGDSSWKTS from the exons ATGACAACACAAACCGCCACGATACAACAACCACAAGAAACAGTCATAGATAATGAACCTAGAAGTGGCGAAGTCAATTACGTAAGATGTTTAACGAATGATCCGAAATATTTAGCGCCAATACGAAAACTGGAAATGAAGCTGGGCTTTGTGACACCAATACGCTggcaaaatacaatattaatatcgcTGTTTCATATTTTAGTATCGTTTTATCTATTACACTTCTTATATAATGGACAACGATGTTTAAAGCAGACATTAATATTAG AGATAATATTTGGTCAAATGGCAGCATTTGGTATTACTGCAGGTGCTCATCGCCTTTGGACACACCGTTCATACAAAGTGAAGACGCCATTAAAAATTCTGTTGTTAATTTTCTACGCAACCGCTGGACAG AACAAACTGTATCACTGGGTCCGTGATCATCGTCTCCACCATAAGAAATCCGAGACATCAGCTGATCCTCATGATGTTTCCCGTGGCTTCTTCTTCTCCCACGTCGGATGGCTCATGATGAAGAAGCATCCAGACGTACTGAGCGAGGGTTCGAAGATTGATATGAGTGACATATCTGGTGATCCTTTGTTAAATATATTCGATAG AAACTTCAACCTACTGAAGCTGCTGTTCTGTTTCTTGCTACCAGCAGTCTTGCCAGTGTTGTTGTTTGGTGAAACTTGGACCATCTCGATATTAGCAGTTCTTGTGCGATATCTCTTAACATTAAACTTCACTTGGTCAGTTAACAGTTTTGCTCACCTCTACGGATTTAAACCTTATGATAG AAAAATAATGCCAGCAGAGAATTTCGCTGTTTCCCTAGTTGCAATGGGAGAAGGTTGGCACAATTACCACCACACGTTCCCCTGGGATTACAAGGCTTCTGAACTCCCGTATTTCTTCAATGTGAGCACACTATTTCTGGACGCGGCAGCTTATATTGGTCAAGCATATGACATGAAACAGGCCTCACCGGAATTGATTAAGGCAACTGCAGAAAAGAATGGAGACTCCAGTTGGAAGACTTCTTAG
- the LOC126979775 gene encoding acyl-CoA Delta-9 desaturase-like isoform X2, with protein sequence MAAFGITAGAHRLWTHRSYKVKTPLKILLLIFYATAGQNKLYHWVRDHRLHHKKSETSADPHDVSRGFFFSHVGWLMMKKHPDVLSEGSKIDMSDISGDPLLNIFDRNFNLLKLLFCFLLPAVLPVLLFGETWTISILAVLVRYLLTLNFTWSVNSFAHLYGFKPYDRKIMPAENFAVSLVAMGEGWHNYHHTFPWDYKASELPYFFNVSTLFLDAAAYIGQAYDMKQASPELIKATAEKNGDSSWKTS encoded by the exons ATGGCAGCATTTGGTATTACTGCAGGTGCTCATCGCCTTTGGACACACCGTTCATACAAAGTGAAGACGCCATTAAAAATTCTGTTGTTAATTTTCTACGCAACCGCTGGACAG AACAAACTGTATCACTGGGTCCGTGATCATCGTCTCCACCATAAGAAATCCGAGACATCAGCTGATCCTCATGATGTTTCCCGTGGCTTCTTCTTCTCCCACGTCGGATGGCTCATGATGAAGAAGCATCCAGACGTACTGAGCGAGGGTTCGAAGATTGATATGAGTGACATATCTGGTGATCCTTTGTTAAATATATTCGATAG AAACTTCAACCTACTGAAGCTGCTGTTCTGTTTCTTGCTACCAGCAGTCTTGCCAGTGTTGTTGTTTGGTGAAACTTGGACCATCTCGATATTAGCAGTTCTTGTGCGATATCTCTTAACATTAAACTTCACTTGGTCAGTTAACAGTTTTGCTCACCTCTACGGATTTAAACCTTATGATAG AAAAATAATGCCAGCAGAGAATTTCGCTGTTTCCCTAGTTGCAATGGGAGAAGGTTGGCACAATTACCACCACACGTTCCCCTGGGATTACAAGGCTTCTGAACTCCCGTATTTCTTCAATGTGAGCACACTATTTCTGGACGCGGCAGCTTATATTGGTCAAGCATATGACATGAAACAGGCCTCACCGGAATTGATTAAGGCAACTGCAGAAAAGAATGGAGACTCCAGTTGGAAGACTTCTTAG